From one Enterococcus sp. DIV2402 genomic stretch:
- a CDS encoding PTS sugar transporter subunit IIA: MNTNILTKENIILNSNPVDKWEAIESCGEILVKNGYVTPEYIDDMKERERTVSVYVGNHVAIPHGLVTSEDKILTSGISFVQVPEGVSFNDEKVYVFIGIAGKRGEHNEILSKIALACLELENVEILRTTQNKDKIIEILLGSDK; the protein is encoded by the coding sequence ATGAATACAAATATACTAACAAAAGAAAATATTATTTTAAACAGTAACCCAGTAGATAAATGGGAAGCTATTGAAAGTTGTGGAGAAATATTAGTAAAAAATGGTTATGTCACTCCTGAATATATTGACGATATGAAAGAGAGAGAACGTACAGTTTCTGTTTATGTTGGGAATCATGTAGCTATTCCACATGGATTAGTAACATCTGAAGACAAAATTCTTACATCAGGTATTTCATTTGTTCAAGTTCCAGAAGGTGTATCTTTCAATGATGAAAAAGTATATGTATTTATAGGTATTGCTGGAAAAAGAGGTGAACATAATGAAATCTTATCAAAAATTGCATTAGCTTGTTTAGAGCTTGAGAATGTTGAGATTCTTAGAACTACTCAAAATAAAGACAAAATAATTGAAATTTTATTAGGATCAGATAAATAG
- a CDS encoding DeoR/GlpR family DNA-binding transcription regulator, which produces MLSVIEDRRLQIVNYLKANQFASVNDLIEVVKYSEATVKRDLVKLEKNGLIRRTRGGAMIVDNQKIDIPYLLKVTQLKEDSGKQYIATIAEKLIKDDMVLFIDSSTTCLHLIKNLSKFNGLKIITNGILTAAMLSEFTSANVSILGGSIVPKRATINGSKAYNDILSYNADIAFIGCRGLDFKNGVTEVHEGEALMKKGFRKQANKLVVLATSDKIDNKYMYQGIACHEIDYVITNKSLSMDNLNSLKKHQIKCLS; this is translated from the coding sequence ATGTTAAGTGTAATCGAAGATCGTCGTTTACAAATTGTTAATTATTTAAAAGCTAATCAGTTTGCTAGTGTAAATGATCTAATTGAGGTAGTAAAATACAGTGAAGCAACAGTCAAGAGAGATCTAGTTAAGCTCGAGAAAAATGGCTTAATACGTAGAACACGTGGTGGAGCAATGATTGTTGATAATCAAAAAATTGATATTCCTTATTTATTAAAAGTAACTCAATTAAAAGAAGATAGTGGTAAACAATATATTGCAACTATTGCAGAAAAATTAATAAAAGATGATATGGTTCTTTTTATTGATTCTAGCACTACTTGCTTACACCTTATTAAAAATTTGAGTAAATTTAATGGTCTTAAGATTATCACAAATGGTATTTTAACTGCAGCAATGTTAAGTGAATTTACTTCAGCAAACGTTTCGATATTAGGAGGATCTATAGTTCCAAAAAGAGCTACAATTAATGGCTCAAAAGCTTATAATGATATTCTATCCTATAATGCAGACATAGCTTTTATTGGTTGTAGAGGTTTAGACTTTAAAAATGGTGTGACAGAAGTTCACGAAGGTGAGGCTTTAATGAAGAAAGGTTTCCGCAAACAAGCAAATAAACTTGTTGTATTAGCGACTTCAGATAAAATAGATAATAAATACATGTATCAAGGAATAGCTTGCCATGAGATTGATTATGTTATTACTAATAAATCTCTTTCAATGGATAACTTGAATAGTCTAAAAAAACATCAAATAAAATGTTTAAGCTAA
- a CDS encoding PTS fructose transporter subunit IIABC — MKLEELITEDNIILDLKGGNQEEVIDELIERLRENNFISDPLIFKEAIYKRENEISTAIGDGIAIPHAQSKVVKNPTIIIGRTLAGINYGGEHVNLIFLIAAPENASEDHLTLLSKLSIFLIDESFRAKLLIARKQEDITFAIKNQEKKQENSVQAKSDTNKYLIGITGCMTGIAHTYMAAEALKTAAKNRGMRAKIQTNGANSPENILTVEDVNQANAIIVAHDVEIDTSIFKSKKFVDVPVKKAINEADKLIDLALSYKNTKEQISKKDNFSDKAKKSTKFNFYKHIMSGVSYMLPFVVVGGIFIAISFMFGIYASDPNSDQYNIFAHFFSQVGGEAGFALMVPVLAGYIGYSISSKQALAPSMIGGMLANIGGSGFLGGMIAGFIGGFSTKLIMKSMSKIPKNFQGLISVLVVPLISTFIVGAFMFFILNTPMSMLNNFLENWLSGLTGANAVLLGALLAGMMASDMGGPINKTGSAFGLAMFAANIFEPSAALMVGGMVPPLGIALATTFFKSKFTEQERDAGKACYVLGASFITEGAIPFAAADPIRMIPANIIGAAIGGALSMGLNISLRAPHGGIFVIPIAANKPIIYIGCILIGSIITCLIIGFLKKPLTLEEQKASSEQISLF, encoded by the coding sequence ATGAAATTAGAAGAATTAATTACAGAAGATAATATTATTTTAGATTTAAAAGGTGGAAATCAAGAAGAAGTTATTGATGAATTAATAGAACGTTTAAGAGAAAACAACTTTATTTCAGATCCACTTATCTTTAAAGAAGCCATTTATAAGAGAGAAAATGAAATCTCTACAGCAATTGGGGACGGGATTGCAATTCCTCATGCTCAAAGTAAAGTAGTAAAAAATCCAACGATTATCATAGGGCGTACACTAGCTGGAATTAATTATGGTGGAGAACATGTAAATTTGATATTTTTGATTGCGGCACCTGAAAATGCAAGCGAAGATCATTTAACATTACTTTCTAAACTATCTATTTTTTTGATTGATGAAAGTTTTCGAGCCAAGTTATTAATTGCTAGAAAGCAAGAAGATATTACTTTTGCCATTAAAAATCAAGAAAAAAAGCAGGAAAATAGTGTACAAGCAAAGTCAGATACTAATAAGTATTTAATAGGCATTACAGGCTGTATGACTGGAATTGCACATACTTATATGGCAGCTGAAGCATTAAAAACTGCTGCAAAAAATAGAGGGATGAGAGCTAAGATACAGACAAATGGTGCAAACAGTCCAGAAAATATTTTGACAGTCGAGGATGTAAATCAAGCAAATGCAATCATTGTTGCACACGATGTTGAAATTGATACTAGCATTTTTAAGAGCAAAAAGTTTGTTGATGTTCCTGTAAAAAAAGCAATAAATGAAGCTGATAAATTGATTGACCTTGCACTATCTTATAAAAATACAAAAGAACAAATATCTAAAAAAGATAATTTCAGCGATAAAGCAAAAAAATCTACTAAGTTCAATTTTTATAAACATATAATGAGTGGTGTTTCTTATATGTTACCTTTCGTAGTTGTAGGTGGTATATTTATTGCCATTTCGTTTATGTTTGGAATCTATGCTTCGGATCCGAATAGCGATCAATATAATATTTTTGCACATTTCTTTAGTCAAGTTGGTGGTGAGGCCGGATTTGCTTTAATGGTGCCTGTATTAGCTGGATATATTGGATATAGTATATCTAGTAAACAAGCCTTAGCTCCTTCAATGATTGGTGGAATGCTTGCGAATATTGGTGGATCAGGTTTTCTAGGCGGAATGATTGCAGGTTTCATTGGAGGTTTTTCTACAAAACTTATTATGAAATCAATGTCTAAAATCCCCAAAAATTTTCAAGGATTAATTTCAGTATTAGTAGTTCCACTTATAAGTACTTTTATTGTAGGAGCATTTATGTTCTTTATTTTAAATACGCCGATGTCTATGTTAAATAATTTTCTAGAAAATTGGTTAAGTGGACTAACTGGAGCAAATGCTGTGTTACTAGGAGCATTATTAGCAGGGATGATGGCTTCAGACATGGGTGGTCCAATAAATAAAACAGGGTCTGCATTTGGATTAGCTATGTTTGCTGCTAATATTTTTGAACCATCAGCAGCTTTGATGGTTGGTGGAATGGTTCCTCCTTTAGGAATTGCATTAGCAACAACATTTTTTAAGAGTAAGTTTACTGAACAGGAGAGAGATGCAGGCAAAGCTTGTTATGTTTTAGGAGCTAGTTTTATTACTGAAGGTGCAATTCCTTTCGCAGCTGCAGATCCAATAAGAATGATTCCTGCTAACATTATCGGAGCCGCAATTGGCGGAGCACTTTCAATGGGGTTAAATATCAGTTTAAGAGCTCCACATGGCGGGATTTTTGTTATTCCAATTGCAGCTAATAAACCTATAATTTACATTGGATGTATTTTGATAGGTTCGATTATAACATGTTTAATTATTGGATTTTTAAAGAAACCACTAACGCTTGAAGAACAAAAAGCGTCATCAGAACAAATAAGCCTTTTTTAA
- a CDS encoding ketose-bisphosphate aldolase: MLYTMKDLLKIAKENKFAVPAFNIYSYDMLKAIMEEMEAQNAPVILEIHPDEISYLNDEFVASVREYARNSSIPVVIHLDHGGTLNDVMRAIRNGYTSVMIDASSETYEDNKAITSKIVEIAHTVDVSVEAELGTIGNNGSAEGGADTIIYTDPDQAVEFVKETGIDTLAVAIGTAHGLYPKNVTPKLNIELLKELNERIDIPFVLHGGSGNPDSEVSESVKYGVAKVNLSSDLKSAFFKEVKNVLDNDPSMYEPGLVYESPNNKVKEVVRHKLNVLNTVGKAKLYK; the protein is encoded by the coding sequence ATGTTGTATACTATGAAAGATCTATTAAAAATTGCAAAAGAGAATAAATTTGCTGTACCCGCATTTAATATCTATAGTTATGATATGTTGAAAGCGATTATGGAAGAAATGGAAGCACAAAATGCCCCGGTAATATTAGAGATTCATCCTGATGAAATTTCGTATCTTAATGATGAATTTGTTGCATCTGTAAGAGAATATGCAAGAAATAGTAGTATTCCTGTGGTGATTCATTTAGACCATGGTGGAACTTTAAATGATGTAATGCGAGCAATTAGAAACGGTTATACATCAGTAATGATTGATGCTTCATCTGAAACTTATGAAGATAATAAAGCAATTACATCAAAAATCGTAGAAATTGCCCATACTGTGGATGTGTCTGTTGAAGCTGAATTAGGTACGATTGGCAATAATGGTTCTGCTGAAGGTGGAGCAGATACAATTATTTATACAGATCCAGATCAAGCAGTTGAATTTGTTAAAGAGACCGGAATTGATACCTTAGCAGTGGCAATTGGTACTGCACATGGTTTATACCCTAAAAACGTTACACCTAAATTGAATATCGAATTATTAAAAGAGTTAAATGAAAGAATTGATATTCCATTTGTATTACATGGTGGATCAGGAAATCCAGATTCAGAAGTGAGCGAATCAGTTAAATATGGGGTAGCCAAAGTTAATTTAAGTTCAGATCTAAAAAGTGCATTTTTCAAAGAAGTAAAAAATGTTTTAGATAATGACCCATCAATGTACGAACCAGGATTAGTTTATGAATCGCCAAATAATAAAGTAAAAGAAGTCGTAAGACACAAATTAAATGTACTTAATACAGTTGGAAAAGCAAAGTTATATAAATAA
- a CDS encoding PRD domain-containing protein: MIISNRIKEIIEIIIESRDYVSIEKISIKMNISKRTIYRELSEIKSILAKHGIELLTASNKGIIAVGPKENIFTLKQFLYDQNEVLIIESNQRADFILLGLIQESDYVKTEAIAIDNNYPLSTVRNDLKKIQEKIARYELHIIQQKRQGIIIKGSLIEKNHLLTDIILDRVEENIIYRWLNKSEEENNPFLQRLEEFGFKNIIQQTHDSLRIVLYEEDSLTNIKTRDYLEVVFLLALMLYYHGTVKRYAKYMESQKENPEKRDLVNKVVSKIGKDFSIILTSEELTYIQWVLQINMVKNDSHVTTIRNHTLNEEIMKFIESVEERMGISLSRDQELKEGLYTHMEKALARIRSNMQITNPALDEIRQTYGELFFIIKQEINKIFLNDYFPDDEIGYLLLYFAITLDKYAKKAFRVLVICSGGMGSSKMLANSLEREIPEIQIVKTTSVVTLGKETLGEYDLILSTIPLYLPEDSYLRVSPMLHKNEILKIKEKIRRHKHSMLRRIDNEERNDTLFQGEYSENILNEVSVINKLALSVISNFHVFEYNKSQGLKNDKVASLSDYRYKKLINHSLDINDTTEYISFLIPTTSIAYYERIYTELTKPLIFVHRYIHPNQLKSKNDIFYNAVFVLYPEKMQETERKTLKFMVEFILEDVDFLKGIKSYEEKYLKNLLSYRVRQYLIEKLKG; the protein is encoded by the coding sequence GTGATTATATCTAATCGAATTAAAGAAATTATTGAAATAATTATAGAAAGTAGAGATTACGTTTCTATAGAAAAAATTTCTATTAAAATGAATATATCTAAAAGAACAATCTATAGAGAGCTATCTGAAATAAAATCTATACTGGCTAAACACGGAATTGAACTTCTTACAGCAAGTAATAAAGGAATAATTGCTGTTGGTCCAAAAGAAAATATTTTTACATTAAAACAATTCTTATATGATCAAAATGAAGTTTTAATTATAGAGTCGAATCAGCGAGCTGATTTTATTCTTTTAGGACTTATACAAGAATCGGATTATGTAAAAACTGAAGCAATAGCAATAGATAATAACTATCCACTATCGACAGTAAGAAATGATTTAAAAAAGATTCAAGAAAAAATTGCTCGATATGAGTTACATATCATTCAACAAAAAAGGCAAGGTATAATTATAAAAGGCTCATTAATAGAAAAAAATCATTTATTAACTGATATCATTTTAGATCGTGTTGAAGAAAATATAATTTATAGATGGTTGAATAAATCTGAAGAAGAGAATAATCCGTTTTTACAACGTCTTGAAGAATTTGGATTTAAAAATATAATTCAACAAACACATGATAGTTTAAGAATTGTTTTATATGAAGAAGATTCCTTAACAAATATAAAAACTAGAGATTACTTGGAAGTAGTATTTTTGCTTGCTTTAATGCTTTACTATCATGGTACAGTAAAAAGATATGCTAAGTATATGGAATCTCAAAAAGAAAATCCTGAAAAAAGAGATCTCGTTAACAAAGTAGTTTCCAAAATCGGTAAAGACTTTTCCATCATTTTAACATCTGAGGAATTAACTTATATCCAATGGGTTTTACAAATAAATATGGTAAAGAACGATAGCCATGTAACCACTATTAGAAATCATACACTAAACGAAGAGATTATGAAATTTATCGAAAGTGTTGAAGAGCGAATGGGAATTAGCCTTTCGAGGGACCAAGAATTGAAAGAAGGATTGTATACACATATGGAGAAAGCCTTAGCTAGAATTCGAAGTAATATGCAAATTACAAATCCGGCTTTAGATGAAATAAGACAAACTTATGGAGAGTTATTTTTTATTATAAAACAAGAAATTAATAAAATATTTTTGAATGATTATTTTCCAGATGACGAAATTGGTTATCTTTTATTATATTTTGCAATTACATTAGATAAATATGCGAAAAAAGCATTTCGTGTTTTAGTTATATGTTCTGGAGGTATGGGTTCTTCTAAAATGTTAGCGAATTCATTAGAAAGAGAAATACCTGAAATCCAAATCGTTAAAACGACTTCTGTAGTTACTTTAGGCAAGGAAACTTTGGGAGAATATGATTTAATTCTTTCAACAATTCCACTATATCTACCGGAAGATTCATATTTGCGTGTTTCTCCAATGTTGCATAAGAACGAAATTTTAAAAATCAAAGAAAAAATAAGACGACATAAACATTCAATGTTAAGAAGAATAGATAATGAAGAAAGAAATGACACCTTATTTCAAGGAGAGTATAGTGAAAATATACTGAATGAAGTAAGTGTTATTAATAAATTAGCTTTAAGTGTAATTTCTAATTTCCATGTTTTTGAATATAATAAAAGTCAAGGACTTAAAAATGATAAAGTAGCTTCTTTATCTGATTATAGATATAAAAAATTGATTAACCATTCACTAGATATTAATGATACTACTGAGTATATTAGTTTTTTAATTCCAACAACTTCTATTGCTTACTATGAAAGAATTTATACAGAGCTGACAAAGCCTCTTATTTTTGTTCATAGATATATACATCCAAATCAACTTAAAAGTAAAAATGATATTTTTTATAATGCGGTATTTGTACTTTATCCTGAAAAAATGCAAGAGACAGAAAGAAAAACTCTAAAATTCATGGTAGAGTTTATTTTGGAAGATGTAGATTTTCTAAAAGGAATCAAGAGTTATGAAGAAAAGTATTTAAAAAATTTATTGTCATATAGAGTTCGCCAATATTTAATCGAAAAACTTAAAGGCTAA
- a CDS encoding galactose-1-epimerase → MKIKEKDFGNDYKLITIENEAGTKLDVSDFGARIVNWNIPIGNETRNIVLGFDSAVEYLENDPYIGASIGRIAGRIEKGKFKIGNKNFQIPVDATNGHSLHNSPKGFELKKWNYKISIDDNEASVIFSSTSPNNENGFPGNLKIEVVYTLTEDNVWQLKTTGSTDQDTLFNPTNHVYFNLSGDVTQSIDEHTFWLNSNYFAPVRTDVIPLGIKKDVTGTPFDFRRSKKLSEVFNSDFEQKNLFDGMDHPFFLDDTKAPIAILCSEDEKIRLTISTDASSVVLYTANFGEHGPRMHGKKLVHHGGITFETQTAPGAEQFSEFGSILLQKNKRIETITEFRIDI, encoded by the coding sequence ATGAAAATCAAAGAAAAAGATTTTGGCAATGATTATAAGTTGATTACTATTGAAAATGAGGCTGGAACTAAACTTGACGTTTCAGACTTTGGTGCACGTATTGTTAATTGGAATATACCTATTGGTAACGAAACACGAAATATTGTTTTAGGTTTTGATTCCGCTGTTGAATATTTAGAAAATGATCCTTATATTGGTGCATCTATTGGTAGAATTGCTGGAAGAATTGAAAAGGGAAAGTTTAAAATTGGAAATAAAAACTTTCAAATACCTGTTGATGCTACTAATGGACATTCCTTACATAATAGTCCTAAAGGATTTGAGCTAAAAAAATGGAATTATAAAATTTCGATAGACGATAATGAGGCATCTGTTATATTTTCGTCAACTAGCCCAAATAATGAAAATGGGTTTCCAGGTAATTTAAAAATAGAAGTTGTCTATACTTTAACCGAAGACAATGTTTGGCAGTTAAAAACCACTGGTTCTACGGATCAGGATACTTTATTTAATCCAACAAATCATGTGTATTTCAATTTATCTGGAGACGTGACTCAATCGATTGATGAGCATACTTTTTGGCTTAATAGTAATTACTTTGCTCCAGTTAGAACAGATGTAATTCCGTTAGGAATAAAAAAAGATGTTACAGGAACTCCTTTCGATTTTAGAAGAAGTAAAAAACTATCAGAAGTGTTTAATAGTGATTTTGAACAAAAAAATTTATTTGATGGTATGGATCATCCATTTTTCTTAGATGATACTAAAGCTCCTATAGCGATACTATGTAGTGAAGATGAAAAAATAAGACTCACCATTTCAACAGATGCTTCAAGTGTCGTACTGTACACCGCAAATTTTGGTGAACACGGCCCAAGAATGCATGGAAAAAAATTAGTACATCACGGTGGAATTACATTCGAAACGCAAACTGCACCTGGAGCTGAACAGTTTTCAGAATTTGGATCTATTTTATTACAAAAGAATAAAAGGATAGAAACTATAACTGAATTTCGAATTGATATCTAA
- a CDS encoding HTH domain-containing protein, producing MKKQHQKLINYLNSKNDEYVSSTVLSNILNVTDRSIRNYVKEINSVIDTDIVIVSSPQGYKLRFNIRSEEHKEGGYYVGNLENELLEFRVI from the coding sequence ATGAAAAAGCAACATCAAAAATTAATTAATTATTTGAATAGTAAAAACGATGAATATGTATCTTCGACAGTACTCTCAAATATATTAAATGTGACAGATCGAAGTATTCGAAATTATGTAAAAGAAATTAATAGCGTCATTGATACAGATATTGTTATTGTTTCTTCTCCTCAAGGATACAAATTACGTTTTAATATTCGAAGTGAAGAGCACAAAGAGGGGGGTTATTATGTAGGAAATTTAGAAAATGAATTGTTGGAATTCCGAGTTATTTAA
- a CDS encoding sigma-70 family RNA polymerase sigma factor: MKTKEERYNAQLTRYFEKVIINRANNFYAKKFRQNDFEKFIEDSTISFIDPKTTNGEFDIPNVVVFNVNLYIENEVLETAFSQMNEREKFFIINKFIFGLTDQEIGQLLGISRQSVNNFKQRLYRRIKNRKNC, from the coding sequence GTGAAGACAAAAGAAGAGCGTTACAATGCACAGTTGACCAGATACTTCGAAAAAGTGATTATAAATCGTGCAAATAATTTTTATGCGAAGAAATTTCGTCAAAATGACTTCGAAAAATTTATAGAAGATTCTACTATTTCTTTTATTGATCCTAAAACTACTAATGGTGAATTTGACATTCCTAATGTGGTGGTTTTCAATGTCAATTTGTATATAGAAAATGAAGTATTAGAAACAGCATTCTCTCAAATGAATGAACGAGAAAAGTTTTTTATCATTAATAAATTTATTTTTGGATTAACGGATCAAGAAATTGGTCAGTTATTAGGAATCAGCCGGCAATCAGTGAATAATTTTAAACAGCGACTTTATAGAAGAATAAAAAACCGAAAAAATTGTTAA
- a CDS encoding zinc-dependent alcohol dehydrogenase → MTEIQKQRFGVLTKKGQIEVHERPLPKLGDYDILIKHEACNICTTDYTQYLGLREHQGYPMAGGHEDSGFIVEVGEKVNGFSVGDHVALGCPSCGYCDECKKGREGFCKYNDMTVHTTEDGYHGTFGFSDYVVMPARRVVKISKHLPAGEGGFLEPLATVSKGIKIMDTKPGDTVVVIGAGTMGMLNALALRAKAIRVIITEFMPNKIENARKEGLEVIDCNVSDPVEEVKKLTDGEGADAVYVCVGNTVANNQAVEMLKKYYGKILLFAASYPEPKFEISSNVIHYRHIQIFGTTGADLVDFIDSAKLLNSGQVKVTSLLEKKYFDLDHIKDAFEEATVPGNYRVTVRMNDL, encoded by the coding sequence ATGACTGAGATACAGAAACAACGTTTTGGTGTTTTAACGAAGAAAGGCCAAATTGAAGTACATGAACGTCCTTTACCAAAACTAGGAGATTATGACATCTTAATTAAGCATGAAGCATGTAATATTTGCACAACAGATTATACGCAATACCTTGGATTACGTGAGCATCAAGGTTATCCTATGGCAGGAGGTCATGAAGATTCTGGATTTATTGTAGAGGTAGGAGAAAAAGTGAATGGTTTTTCAGTAGGAGATCATGTAGCTTTAGGATGTCCTTCCTGTGGATATTGTGATGAGTGCAAGAAAGGAAGAGAAGGATTCTGTAAATATAATGATATGACTGTTCACACTACAGAAGATGGTTATCATGGAACTTTTGGCTTTTCTGACTACGTAGTGATGCCCGCTAGAAGAGTTGTGAAAATTTCTAAACATTTACCAGCTGGAGAAGGAGGTTTCTTAGAACCACTTGCAACTGTCTCTAAAGGAATTAAGATAATGGATACCAAGCCAGGTGATACGGTAGTGGTTATTGGTGCAGGAACAATGGGAATGCTAAATGCCTTGGCACTAAGAGCAAAAGCTATTCGTGTAATTATTACTGAATTTATGCCAAATAAAATTGAAAATGCTAGAAAAGAAGGTTTAGAAGTTATCGATTGTAATGTTAGCGATCCGGTTGAAGAAGTAAAAAAATTAACTGATGGAGAAGGTGCGGATGCTGTATATGTCTGTGTTGGTAACACAGTTGCAAACAATCAAGCAGTTGAGATGCTAAAAAAATATTATGGTAAAATTTTACTTTTTGCGGCAAGTTATCCAGAACCGAAGTTCGAAATCAGTTCAAATGTTATTCACTATCGTCATATTCAAATTTTTGGAACTACAGGCGCTGATTTAGTAGACTTTATTGATTCTGCTAAGTTATTAAATTCTGGTCAAGTAAAAGTTACAAGTTTACTAGAAAAAAAATATTTTGATCTTGATCATATTAAGGATGCTTTTGAAGAAGCAACTGTTCCAGGAAATTATAGAGTAACTGTTCGTATGAATGATCTGTAA
- a CDS encoding BglG family transcription antiterminator: protein MNQEEYISYDELSNTFFYSSQTIRGRVQRLTLKIHELGIGVTIDTKVFMGIKLVGTEIQKRILLELFFTNILIKKEIFKELVIKEFSRWLEVSVLENIFYIIDKINTSKNLNLDFQMYKKIITQLIITVHQINLDKKVNIEKDLIEKIKVFKEYEIAILLKKNLENIANVNDAELLFLVNYLISLHLDLGKMTITKQDISILNKIQQILLDTQKMYNVETYSNLRFRESISEHIYRIIHPTAKNILLYNPYIKEAKTEYFFSFSIASHIALKLEEMFNLEIQDSEIAYLAYHIQVILDTKAKKKIKTVILFNRNFERTKLLASKLVTYFDELEIVEIKKYKQPFEFNRNYLYIGIDLIDTDIKLQNFINIEHSFQLSEIKKVAYFLESQNTVLANANFYKIKETTSQKAIELLLRKDNQLHMLKAILKREKMSFTSIGNLVAIPHSYQENLKNIENIIIGILDRPITWGNEKVQLILIYIPSSDVRRSEYIFQEFYKKTRDLEAVKKLIKAKDKVDFIKKWNKI from the coding sequence ATGAACCAAGAAGAATATATTTCTTATGATGAATTATCGAATACTTTCTTTTATTCATCACAAACTATTCGTGGTAGAGTCCAACGACTTACTTTAAAGATTCATGAACTTGGAATTGGGGTTACTATTGATACCAAAGTTTTTATGGGAATAAAGCTAGTCGGGACGGAAATACAAAAAAGAATATTACTAGAACTATTTTTTACAAATATTCTTATAAAAAAAGAAATTTTTAAAGAGTTGGTAATAAAAGAGTTTAGTAGATGGTTAGAAGTTTCTGTACTTGAAAACATCTTTTATATCATAGATAAAATAAATACTTCAAAAAATCTCAATTTGGATTTTCAGATGTACAAAAAAATTATTACTCAATTAATAATAACAGTACATCAAATAAATTTAGATAAAAAAGTTAATATTGAAAAGGACTTAATAGAGAAAATTAAGGTTTTTAAAGAGTATGAAATAGCTATATTATTGAAAAAAAATCTTGAGAATATCGCTAATGTGAATGATGCTGAATTACTATTTTTAGTAAATTACCTTATTTCACTTCACCTAGACCTAGGAAAAATGACTATTACTAAACAGGATATTTCTATATTAAATAAAATACAACAAATTTTACTAGATACCCAGAAAATGTATAATGTTGAAACCTATTCTAACTTGAGATTTAGAGAAAGCATTAGTGAACATATCTATCGGATTATTCATCCAACGGCAAAGAATATTTTGTTGTATAACCCATATATTAAAGAAGCCAAAACTGAATATTTTTTTTCATTTAGTATAGCTTCTCACATAGCTTTAAAACTAGAAGAAATGTTTAATCTGGAGATTCAAGATAGCGAAATTGCTTATCTTGCATATCATATACAGGTTATTCTTGATACTAAAGCTAAGAAAAAAATTAAAACTGTGATTCTATTTAATCGTAATTTTGAAAGAACGAAGCTACTTGCATCAAAGTTAGTTACTTACTTTGATGAATTAGAAATTGTGGAAATAAAGAAATATAAACAGCCGTTTGAATTTAATAGAAACTATTTGTATATAGGAATTGATTTGATTGATACAGATATAAAATTACAAAATTTTATAAATATCGAGCATAGTTTTCAATTGTCAGAAATAAAAAAAGTTGCTTATTTTTTGGAGTCCCAAAATACTGTTTTAGCAAATGCGAATTTTTATAAGATAAAAGAAACTACATCACAAAAAGCTATTGAACTGTTACTAAGGAAAGATAATCAGTTGCATATGCTAAAAGCAATACTTAAAAGAGAGAAAATGTCTTTTACATCTATTGGAAATTTAGTTGCGATCCCCCATTCTTATCAAGAAAATTTAAAAAATATTGAAAATATCATTATTGGTATATTAGATAGACCAATAACTTGGGGAAATGAAAAAGTTCAATTGATTTTAATCTATATTCCTTCTTCTGACGTTAGGAGAAGTGAATATATTTTTCAAGAATTTTATAAAAAAACTAGAGATCTTGAAGCAGTAAAAAAACTAATTAAAGCAAAAGATAAAGTAGATTTTATTAAAAAATGGAATAAAATTTAG